A region from the Bradyrhizobium erythrophlei genome encodes:
- a CDS encoding cytochrome P450, producing the protein MHGTIDSAETINLNAARDKAQSMPLAQFNPGDPELFRSDTFWPYFDRLRKDDPVHYCKDSMFGPYWSVTKYNDIMDIETNHAVFSSAAYLGGITIRDIAPELRRESFIAMDQPRHGAQRKTVAPMFTPTHLDQLAISIRKRSAECLDNLPVNEVFDWVDRVSIELTTQMLAVLFDFPWEDRRKLTRWSDVATTIPGPDGLVATEEARQAELMECAGYFAKLWKERIDQPPKSDLLSMMAHSEATRDMDPKNFLGNLILLIVGGNDTTRNTLSGSVYALNKHPDQYKKLRENPALIDTFVPEVIRWQTPLAHMRRTALEDIEFRGKQIKKGDKVVMWYVSGNRDEEVIDRPYEFIIDRARPRTHISFGFGIHRCVGLRLAELQLKIIWEEILKRFDNIEVVDEPRRVYSSFVKGYETLPVRIAG; encoded by the coding sequence ATGCACGGGACGATCGATTCCGCCGAAACCATCAACCTGAACGCCGCGCGGGACAAGGCCCAATCCATGCCGCTTGCGCAATTCAATCCCGGCGATCCCGAATTGTTTCGTTCCGATACCTTCTGGCCATATTTCGACCGGCTCCGGAAGGACGATCCGGTCCATTACTGCAAGGACAGCATGTTCGGGCCGTATTGGTCGGTGACCAAATACAACGACATCATGGACATCGAGACCAATCATGCGGTGTTTTCGTCGGCGGCCTATCTCGGCGGCATCACCATCCGCGACATCGCGCCCGAACTGCGCCGCGAAAGCTTCATCGCCATGGATCAGCCGCGCCACGGCGCCCAGCGCAAGACCGTGGCGCCGATGTTCACACCGACGCATCTCGACCAGCTCGCGATCAGCATCCGCAAGCGCTCGGCCGAATGCCTCGACAATCTGCCGGTGAACGAGGTGTTCGACTGGGTCGACCGGGTCTCGATCGAACTGACCACGCAGATGCTCGCCGTGCTGTTCGACTTTCCCTGGGAGGACCGCCGCAAGCTGACGCGCTGGTCCGACGTCGCGACAACGATTCCCGGGCCCGACGGACTGGTCGCGACCGAAGAAGCGCGGCAGGCCGAGCTCATGGAATGCGCGGGCTATTTCGCGAAGCTCTGGAAGGAGCGCATCGATCAGCCGCCCAAAAGCGACCTGTTGTCGATGATGGCGCACAGCGAAGCCACGCGCGACATGGACCCGAAAAACTTCCTCGGCAATCTGATCCTGCTGATCGTCGGCGGCAACGATACCACCCGCAACACGCTGTCGGGCAGCGTCTATGCGCTGAACAAGCATCCGGACCAATACAAGAAGCTGCGCGAAAACCCCGCATTGATCGACACCTTCGTTCCGGAAGTGATCCGCTGGCAGACACCGCTGGCGCACATGCGCCGGACCGCGCTCGAGGACATCGAGTTCCGCGGCAAGCAGATCAAGAAGGGTGACAAGGTCGTGATGTGGTACGTCTCGGGCAACCGTGACGAGGAGGTGATCGACCGTCCCTACGAGTTCATCATTGACCGGGCGCGGCCACGCACCCACATCTCGTTCGGGTTCGGCATTCACCGCTGCGTGGGCCTGAGGCTCGCTGAGCTGCAGCTGAAGATCATTTGGGAAGAGATCCTCAAGCGCTTCGACAATATTGAGGTGGTCGACGAGCCCAGGCGGGTGTATTCGAGTTTTGTCAAAGGCTACGAGACCCTCCCGGTGCGGATCGCCGGCTGA
- a CDS encoding isovaleryl-CoA dehydrogenase: protein MIPNAQRMFNFDLGETADAIRETVQAFSSNEIAPRAAEIDRSNQFPRDLWPKIGALGLHGITVEEEYGGSGLGYLEHCIAVEEISRASASVGLSYGAHSNLCVNQIRRNGSEAQKRKYLPKLISGEHVGSLAMSEPNAGSDVVSMATRAEKKGDRFVINGSKMWITNGPAADTLVVYAKTDAAAGSRGITAFIIEKGMKGFSTAQKLDKLGMRGSDTCELVFENCEVPEENVLSQVGGGVNVLMSGLDYERAVLAAGPLGIMQACMDVVLPYVHERKQFGQPIGTFQLVQGKIADMYTTMNASRAYVYAVAKACDRGETTREDAAGAILYAAEKATQCALDAIQLLGGNGYINDYPTGRLLRDAKLYEIGAGTSEIRRMLIGRELFEKSA, encoded by the coding sequence ATGATCCCCAACGCGCAACGGATGTTCAATTTCGATCTCGGCGAGACCGCCGACGCCATCAGGGAAACCGTGCAGGCCTTCTCCAGCAATGAGATCGCGCCGCGCGCCGCCGAGATCGACAGAAGCAATCAATTCCCCAGGGATCTCTGGCCGAAGATCGGCGCGCTGGGCCTGCACGGCATTACCGTGGAGGAGGAGTATGGCGGCTCGGGGCTCGGTTATCTCGAGCACTGCATCGCGGTTGAGGAAATTTCGCGGGCGTCGGCGTCGGTCGGCCTTTCCTACGGCGCGCATTCCAATCTCTGCGTCAACCAGATCCGCCGCAACGGCAGCGAGGCGCAGAAGCGCAAATACCTGCCGAAACTGATTTCCGGCGAACATGTCGGATCGCTGGCGATGTCGGAGCCGAACGCCGGCTCCGACGTGGTCTCGATGGCGACCCGCGCCGAGAAGAAAGGCGATCGCTTCGTCATCAACGGCAGCAAGATGTGGATCACCAACGGTCCGGCCGCCGATACGCTGGTGGTCTATGCCAAGACCGACGCCGCGGCGGGCTCGCGCGGCATCACCGCCTTCATCATCGAAAAGGGCATGAAGGGATTTTCCACCGCGCAAAAGCTCGACAAGCTCGGCATGCGCGGCTCGGATACCTGCGAGCTGGTGTTCGAGAATTGCGAGGTGCCGGAAGAGAACGTGCTCAGCCAGGTCGGCGGCGGCGTCAACGTCCTGATGTCGGGCCTCGACTACGAGCGCGCGGTGCTGGCCGCGGGCCCGCTCGGCATCATGCAGGCGTGCATGGATGTGGTGCTGCCCTACGTGCATGAGCGCAAGCAGTTCGGCCAGCCGATCGGCACCTTCCAGCTGGTGCAGGGCAAGATCGCCGACATGTACACCACGATGAACGCGTCGCGCGCCTATGTTTACGCGGTGGCAAAGGCCTGCGACCGCGGCGAGACCACGCGCGAGGACGCCGCCGGCGCCATCCTCTACGCCGCCGAGAAGGCGACCCAGTGCGCGCTCGACGCCATCCAGTTGCTCGGCGGCAACGGCTATATCAACGACTATCCGACCGGGCGGCTGCTGCGCGACGCCAAGCTCTACGAGATTGGCGCCGGCACCAGCGAAATCCGCCGCATGCTGATCGGTCGGGAGCTGTTCGAGAAATCCGCGTAA
- a CDS encoding FAS1-like dehydratase domain-containing protein gives MTDQPDLDHLRQWIGRSSQASDIVTAQLVKGLRATLFREIGDPRPGDAAPWTVHWCLARPVYPMSELSPDGHPTRGGFLPPVPLPRRMWAGGELEFFDALRVGDEVTRTSRIADVTMKTGSTGVLCFVSVDHLVTTSRGTALRERQDIVYRDISTAPATAAAKPAAAPPAAKHRETHMADPVLLFRYSALTFNGHRIHYDRDYVTKVEGYPGLIFHGPLQAAFIVELAAKLHGGAAPKKLGYRGLQPLFEGSEFSVNANDTDAGMELWTANSEGQPTMKGTATW, from the coding sequence ATGACCGACCAACCCGATCTCGACCATTTGCGCCAATGGATCGGCCGCAGCAGCCAGGCCTCCGACATCGTCACCGCGCAACTGGTAAAAGGCCTGCGCGCCACGTTGTTCAGGGAGATCGGCGATCCCAGGCCGGGCGATGCCGCGCCGTGGACCGTGCATTGGTGCCTGGCGCGGCCGGTTTATCCGATGTCGGAGCTTAGCCCCGACGGCCATCCGACCCGCGGCGGCTTCCTGCCGCCGGTACCACTGCCGCGCCGGATGTGGGCCGGCGGAGAACTGGAATTCTTCGACGCCTTGCGCGTCGGCGACGAGGTGACGCGGACCTCGCGCATCGCCGACGTCACCATGAAGACCGGCAGCACCGGTGTGTTGTGTTTTGTTTCGGTCGACCATCTGGTCACGACATCGCGCGGTACTGCGCTGCGCGAGCGGCAGGATATCGTTTATCGCGATATCTCGACCGCGCCGGCCACAGCAGCAGCCAAACCGGCAGCCGCGCCGCCCGCGGCAAAGCACCGCGAAACCCACATGGCCGATCCCGTGCTGCTGTTTCGCTATTCGGCGCTGACCTTCAACGGCCACCGCATCCATTACGACCGCGACTACGTCACCAAGGTCGAAGGCTATCCCGGCCTGATCTTCCACGGCCCGCTGCAGGCGGCCTTTATCGTCGAGCTCGCCGCAAAACTCCATGGCGGTGCGGCGCCGAAGAAACTTGGCTATCGCGGGCTGCAGCCGCTGTTCGAAGGCAGCGAGTTCAGCGTCAACGCCAACGACACCGATGCCGGCATGGAATTGTGGACCGCGAATTCGGAAGGCCAGCCCACCATGAAGGGCACCGCGACGTGGTGA
- a CDS encoding LysR family transcriptional regulator translates to MDFRQLRTFSCVAELGSLSKASDTLRVAQPALSRQIKLLEHELRAELFTRNGRGMVLTEAGRLLLARTAGIVRQIDQIRDDIQSSGGPPSGRVVLGLVPTVSSVISARLARRTVESFPGISLCIVESYSGHLIEWLHRGQMDIAVIYGPSVDLHLTVQSLGRDRIVAVGPRGCGLARKKQVEIGWLLRQRLVLPSHSHGLRALIEQSAAKKKLKLDVQVEADSFRVLTSLVEEGLGYALLPPSSVRNEVADGRLETAAISNPAPIRELTIASPIDHPGSTAITLVTNLLRDEIGACRAEGLWDINLT, encoded by the coding sequence ATGGATTTCCGTCAGCTCAGGACGTTCAGTTGCGTTGCGGAACTCGGCAGCCTCAGCAAAGCCTCCGACACATTGCGGGTAGCACAGCCGGCGCTCAGTCGTCAGATCAAACTTCTTGAGCATGAACTGCGGGCCGAGCTCTTTACCCGGAATGGCCGCGGCATGGTCCTGACCGAGGCTGGCCGCCTTCTTCTCGCGAGGACGGCGGGCATCGTCAGGCAAATCGATCAGATTCGCGACGATATCCAATCCTCGGGAGGACCACCGTCCGGACGCGTGGTCCTGGGGCTCGTTCCCACAGTGAGTTCTGTGATTTCTGCACGGCTCGCGCGACGGACCGTCGAAAGCTTCCCCGGCATATCGCTCTGCATCGTGGAAAGCTACAGCGGGCATCTCATCGAATGGTTGCACCGCGGGCAGATGGACATTGCAGTCATCTACGGGCCATCGGTCGACCTGCATCTGACCGTTCAAAGCCTCGGCCGTGACAGAATCGTGGCTGTGGGACCGCGCGGCTGCGGACTGGCGCGGAAAAAGCAGGTGGAGATTGGCTGGCTCCTGCGACAGAGGCTGGTTTTGCCAAGTCATTCGCACGGGCTCCGGGCGCTTATCGAGCAATCGGCGGCGAAGAAGAAATTGAAGCTCGATGTCCAGGTCGAAGCCGATTCCTTCCGGGTTCTCACCAGCCTCGTCGAGGAAGGGCTGGGATACGCGTTGTTGCCGCCGTCGTCGGTACGGAACGAAGTTGCCGACGGCCGACTTGAAACTGCCGCGATTTCCAACCCGGCCCCGATCCGCGAACTCACCATTGCTTCCCCTATCGACCATCCGGGCTCGACAGCTATCACGCTCGTCACCAACCTTCTCCGCGACGAAATCGGCGCGTGCCGTGCGGAAGGCCTCTGGGATATCAATCTAACGTGA
- a CDS encoding thiamine pyrophosphate-dependent enzyme — MAQNFTLNRREAVTALLVDRGDLLVVTGLGSSSYDVFDAGEHAGNFYLWGAMGGAAMVGLGVALAQPRRPVAVITGDGEQLMGIGSLLTIAAKKPGNLTIVILDNGHFGETGMQVSHSGLGAQLDVIATGAGLRSVTEITDIKGVTDFRSKLQSIEDGPRLARIRIATGHLERALPPRDGAFLKNRFRENLGLPVT; from the coding sequence ATGGCGCAGAATTTCACGCTCAACCGCCGTGAAGCGGTCACGGCACTGCTGGTCGATCGCGGAGATTTGCTCGTCGTGACCGGCCTCGGATCGTCCTCCTACGACGTGTTCGATGCCGGTGAGCACGCCGGAAATTTCTATTTGTGGGGCGCGATGGGTGGCGCGGCGATGGTCGGCCTCGGCGTCGCACTTGCCCAGCCGAGGCGGCCGGTCGCCGTCATCACCGGCGATGGCGAGCAGCTGATGGGTATCGGCAGTCTGCTGACCATCGCAGCGAAGAAGCCGGGAAATCTGACGATCGTTATTCTCGACAACGGTCATTTTGGCGAGACAGGGATGCAGGTCAGCCATTCCGGCCTTGGGGCACAGCTCGATGTGATTGCCACTGGGGCAGGCTTGCGCTCGGTCACCGAAATAACCGACATCAAAGGCGTCACTGACTTTCGCAGCAAGTTGCAAAGCATCGAGGACGGGCCGCGGCTTGCGCGAATCCGTATCGCCACGGGCCACCTCGAACGCGCATTGCCGCCTCGCGATGGAGCATTTCTGAAAAATCGGTTCCGGGAAAACCTCGGTCTGCCCGTTACATAA
- a CDS encoding acyl-CoA dehydrogenase family protein — protein sequence MTAQEQQEDYSDIRDAVAKLCAQFPGEYWRKLDREMAYPKAFVDALTEAGYLSVLIPEEYGGAGLKLSAAAAILEEIQRAGCNGGGCHAQMYTMGTLLRHGSDEQKAKWLPKVATGELRLQAFGVTEPSSGTDTSSLKTFAKKDDNGDYIVNGQKIWTSRAEYSDLMILLARTTPKEQSKKRTDGLSVFIVDMKAAKGHGLSISPIRTMMNHATTEVFFTDMEVPAENLIGEEGKGFRYILSGMNAERILIASECVGDAKWFIAKASAYAKERVVFGRPIGQNQGIQFPIAKAYAAMRAAELMVREATRKYEAGLDCGAEANMAKMLAADASWEAANACVQTHGGFGFAEEYDVERKFRETRLYQVAPISTNLILSYLAEHVLGMPRSY from the coding sequence ATGACCGCACAAGAACAACAAGAAGACTATTCCGACATCCGCGACGCCGTCGCCAAGCTGTGCGCGCAATTCCCGGGCGAATACTGGCGCAAGCTCGACCGCGAGATGGCCTACCCCAAGGCCTTCGTCGATGCCTTGACCGAAGCCGGCTATCTCTCGGTACTGATCCCCGAGGAGTATGGCGGCGCGGGCCTGAAGCTATCCGCCGCGGCCGCGATCCTGGAAGAGATCCAGCGCGCCGGCTGCAATGGCGGCGGCTGCCACGCCCAGATGTACACCATGGGCACGCTGCTGCGGCACGGCAGCGACGAGCAGAAGGCAAAATGGCTGCCGAAGGTCGCCACCGGCGAGTTGCGGCTACAGGCATTCGGTGTCACCGAGCCGAGCAGCGGCACCGACACCTCCTCGCTGAAGACGTTTGCGAAGAAAGACGACAATGGCGACTATATCGTCAACGGCCAGAAGATCTGGACCAGCCGGGCCGAATATTCCGACCTGATGATCCTGTTGGCGCGCACCACGCCGAAGGAGCAATCGAAAAAGCGCACCGACGGCCTGTCGGTGTTCATCGTCGACATGAAGGCTGCGAAGGGCCACGGGCTCTCGATCAGCCCGATCCGCACCATGATGAATCACGCCACCACGGAAGTGTTCTTCACCGACATGGAGGTGCCGGCGGAAAACCTGATCGGCGAGGAAGGCAAGGGGTTCCGCTACATCCTCTCCGGCATGAACGCCGAACGCATCCTGATCGCTTCCGAATGCGTCGGCGACGCCAAATGGTTCATCGCCAAGGCCTCCGCCTATGCCAAGGAGCGCGTCGTGTTCGGCCGCCCGATCGGCCAGAATCAAGGCATCCAGTTTCCCATTGCCAAGGCCTATGCGGCGATGCGCGCAGCCGAGCTGATGGTGAGAGAAGCCACCCGCAAATACGAGGCGGGGCTCGATTGCGGCGCCGAGGCTAACATGGCTAAAATGCTGGCGGCCGATGCGTCCTGGGAGGCCGCCAACGCCTGCGTGCAGACCCATGGCGGTTTCGGCTTTGCCGAGGAATACGACGTCGAACGCAAATTCCGCGAAACCCGACTCTATCAAGTGGCGCCGATTTCGACCAATCTGATTTTATCGTACCTCGCCGAGCACGTGCTGGGCATGCCCCGCTCCTACTGA
- a CDS encoding CaiB/BaiF CoA transferase family protein, producing MLPLEGLTVIAVEQAVAAPFCSSRLADAGAHVIKIERPEGDFARGYDAAANGQSSYFVWLNRGKDSAVIDLATKEGRANLEELIAGADVLLQNLKPGSMDKLGFALERLRRDYPKLICCTISGYGDDGPYAHRKAYDLLIQAESGLASITGGPEGPSRVGVSIVDVATGATAHAAILEALIARSRSGQGADIRISMFDVMADWLTVPLLNAEGGNPPQRLGLAHPSIAPYGVFRSRDGKDILISIQSEREWKKLCADVLGQPDLPGDPRFANMVERVRNRALTDKAVGDSFATMARDELLKRLSDADIAFAEVNTMADLAHHPHLRRIEVDTPKGPVSYPAPAAIVVGAPRHYGAVPGIGERHANAKPPPVRTTSS from the coding sequence ATGCTGCCGCTTGAAGGACTGACCGTCATCGCCGTCGAACAGGCGGTCGCCGCGCCGTTCTGCAGTTCGCGGCTGGCCGACGCCGGCGCCCATGTCATCAAGATCGAGCGCCCCGAGGGCGACTTTGCCCGCGGCTATGATGCGGCCGCAAACGGCCAGAGCAGCTATTTCGTCTGGCTCAACCGCGGCAAGGATTCCGCGGTCATCGACCTCGCGACCAAGGAGGGCCGTGCCAACCTCGAAGAGCTGATCGCCGGCGCCGACGTGCTGCTGCAAAACCTGAAACCCGGCTCGATGGACAAGCTCGGCTTTGCGCTGGAGCGCCTGCGCCGGGATTATCCAAAGCTGATCTGCTGCACCATTTCCGGCTATGGCGACGACGGCCCCTATGCGCATCGCAAGGCCTACGATCTCCTGATCCAGGCCGAGAGCGGGCTGGCCTCGATCACCGGCGGGCCTGAGGGTCCTTCCCGCGTCGGCGTGTCGATCGTCGACGTCGCCACCGGTGCTACCGCGCATGCCGCGATCCTCGAAGCGCTGATCGCGCGCTCACGCAGCGGCCAGGGCGCGGACATCCGGATTTCGATGTTCGACGTGATGGCCGACTGGCTCACGGTGCCGCTACTCAATGCGGAAGGCGGCAATCCGCCGCAGCGGCTCGGCCTCGCGCATCCCTCGATCGCGCCCTACGGCGTGTTCCGCTCCAGGGACGGCAAGGACATCCTGATTTCGATCCAGAGCGAACGCGAATGGAAGAAGCTGTGCGCGGATGTCTTGGGGCAGCCGGACCTGCCCGGCGATCCCAGGTTTGCCAACATGGTGGAGCGCGTCCGCAACCGCGCCCTCACCGACAAGGCCGTCGGCGACAGCTTTGCCACCATGGCCCGCGACGAGCTGCTCAAGCGCCTGTCCGACGCCGACATCGCCTTTGCCGAGGTCAACACCATGGCCGACCTCGCGCATCACCCGCATCTGCGGCGGATCGAGGTCGATACGCCAAAGGGGCCGGTGAGCTATCCCGCGCCGGCGGCCATCGTCGTCGGTGCGCCACGTCACTACGGCGCGGTGCCCGGCATCGGCGAGCGCCACGCAAACGCAAAACCTCCTCCTGTTCGGACAACATCGTCATGA
- a CDS encoding cytochrome P450, producing the protein MNIQTSVRADKAELLRLAREEAYSTPLKDFHPGAPRLFQNDTLWPWFERLRSEEPVHFCTNSPIEPYWSVTKYNDIMHVDTNHGIFSSDVSLGGISIRDVPPGYDWPSFIAMDQPRHAEQRKTVSPMFTPTHLDELAILIRARTAKVLDGLPRNETFDFVDRVSIELTTQMLATLFDFPFEERRKLTRWSDVSTALPKGGIVESAEQRRTEMDECAAFFSKMWNERVNAEPRNDLISMMAHSEATRHMDPDNLMGNIILLIVGGNDTTRNTMSGSVLALNEYPDQYEKLRANPALIDSMVPEVIRWQTPLAHMRRTALVDTEIGGKTIRKGDRVVMWYVSGNRDEEGIENPDEFIIDRARPRTHLSFGFGIHRCVGMRLAELQLKIVWQEMLKRFDRIEVVGQPKRVYSSFVRGIESLPVRIPA; encoded by the coding sequence ATGAACATCCAGACTTCAGTCCGGGCCGACAAGGCCGAGCTTCTGCGCCTGGCGCGCGAAGAGGCCTATTCCACCCCGCTGAAGGATTTTCATCCCGGCGCGCCGCGGCTGTTCCAGAACGATACGCTGTGGCCGTGGTTCGAGCGGCTGCGCAGCGAAGAGCCGGTGCACTTCTGCACCAACTCGCCGATCGAACCTTATTGGTCGGTCACCAAATACAACGACATCATGCATGTCGACACCAATCACGGCATCTTCTCTTCCGACGTCTCGCTCGGCGGCATCTCGATCCGCGACGTGCCACCCGGCTACGACTGGCCGAGCTTCATCGCGATGGACCAGCCGCGGCATGCCGAGCAGCGCAAGACCGTCTCTCCGATGTTCACGCCGACGCATCTGGACGAACTCGCGATCCTGATCCGCGCCCGCACGGCCAAGGTGCTCGACGGCCTGCCGCGCAACGAGACCTTCGATTTCGTCGACCGGGTGTCGATCGAACTGACCACCCAGATGCTGGCCACCCTGTTCGACTTTCCCTTCGAGGAGCGCCGCAAGCTGACGCGCTGGTCCGATGTCTCCACTGCGCTGCCGAAGGGCGGCATCGTCGAATCGGCGGAACAGCGCCGGACCGAGATGGACGAATGCGCGGCCTTTTTTTCCAAAATGTGGAACGAGCGCGTCAACGCCGAGCCGAGAAACGACCTGATCTCGATGATGGCGCATAGCGAGGCCACGCGGCACATGGATCCCGACAATCTGATGGGCAACATCATCCTGCTCATCGTCGGCGGCAACGACACCACCCGCAACACCATGTCGGGCTCGGTGCTGGCGCTGAACGAATACCCGGATCAGTACGAAAAGCTGCGCGCCAATCCGGCGCTGATCGACTCCATGGTGCCGGAGGTCATTCGCTGGCAGACCCCGCTCGCCCATATGCGCCGCACCGCCCTGGTCGATACCGAAATCGGCGGCAAGACGATCAGGAAGGGCGACCGCGTGGTAATGTGGTACGTCTCCGGCAACCGCGACGAAGAAGGCATCGAGAACCCCGACGAATTCATCATCGACCGCGCCCGGCCGCGGACCCATCTTTCGTTCGGCTTCGGCATCCACCGCTGCGTCGGCATGCGGCTCGCCGAACTGCAATTGAAGATCGTGTGGCAGGAAATGCTGAAGCGCTTCGACCGCATCGAGGTGGTAGGCCAACCGAAGCGGGTCTATTCCAGCTTCGTGCGCGGCATCGAGTCGTTACCGGTACGTATTCCGGCATAG
- the mdlC gene encoding benzoylformate decarboxylase — protein MSRKPSKTTGASVSVKQATLDLLRAFGIKKVFGNPGSTELPFLSDWPDDIDYVLGLQEASVIGMADGYAQATRNAGFVNLHSAAGVGNALGNIYTAHRNQTPLVITAGQQARSILPLQAFLYAERASEFPRPYVKFSVEPARAEDVPAAIARAYYVAMQPPCGPTFVSVPIDDWTHPTQPVEARQVSRELGPDRSAMQALATALAASKHPALVVGPGVDRAEAVELMVRVAEKTKASVWVSPFSARCSFPERHPQFAGFLHASPAQLSDALRAHDLVVVVGAPVFTFHVEGVAAIFDGATTIFQITDDSTAAAVTPVGTSIIATIKPALTLLLELLPETKRAVPAGRILPPAPSAGDPIPVEYLLHALWTAMPEDAVLVEEAPSHRPAMQKFMPMRGQDSFYTMASGGLGYSLPAAAGMALGRPGVRTVCLIGDGSAMYSIQALWTAAQRKLPLTVVVINNAGYGAMRSFSQVMQVRNVPGLDLPGIDFVKLAEGMGCDAVRVAKASELAPALKRGFAHQGASLIEVMVDSAVPLLYAQKS, from the coding sequence TTGTCCCGCAAACCCAGCAAAACCACCGGCGCATCCGTCAGTGTCAAACAGGCCACGCTCGATTTGCTGCGCGCATTCGGCATCAAGAAAGTGTTCGGCAATCCCGGCTCGACCGAATTGCCGTTCCTGAGCGACTGGCCCGACGACATCGATTATGTGCTGGGCCTGCAGGAAGCCTCCGTGATCGGCATGGCCGACGGCTACGCCCAGGCCACGCGCAACGCCGGGTTCGTCAATCTGCATTCCGCCGCCGGCGTCGGCAATGCGCTCGGCAATATCTATACGGCGCACCGCAACCAGACCCCGCTGGTCATTACCGCGGGCCAGCAGGCGCGCAGCATCCTGCCGCTGCAGGCGTTTCTCTATGCCGAGCGCGCTTCGGAATTTCCCAGGCCCTACGTCAAATTCTCGGTCGAGCCCGCACGCGCCGAGGACGTGCCGGCGGCGATCGCGCGCGCCTATTACGTGGCGATGCAGCCGCCCTGCGGGCCGACCTTCGTTTCGGTGCCGATCGACGACTGGACCCATCCGACGCAACCGGTCGAGGCGCGGCAGGTCAGCCGCGAGCTCGGTCCCGACAGAAGTGCGATGCAGGCGCTCGCCACAGCGCTCGCGGCCAGCAAGCACCCGGCGCTGGTGGTCGGCCCCGGCGTCGATCGCGCAGAGGCCGTCGAACTGATGGTGCGGGTTGCGGAGAAGACAAAAGCGTCGGTCTGGGTCAGCCCGTTTTCGGCGCGCTGCAGTTTCCCGGAGCGGCATCCGCAGTTCGCGGGCTTCCTGCATGCCTCGCCGGCGCAGTTGTCGGACGCGCTTCGCGCGCATGATCTGGTGGTCGTCGTCGGCGCGCCGGTCTTCACCTTCCATGTCGAGGGCGTTGCTGCGATCTTCGACGGCGCGACCACGATTTTCCAAATCACCGACGATTCCACCGCCGCCGCGGTCACCCCGGTCGGCACCAGCATCATCGCCACCATCAAGCCGGCGCTAACGCTGCTGTTGGAATTGCTGCCTGAGACCAAACGCGCGGTGCCGGCGGGCCGCATCTTGCCTCCCGCCCCGTCCGCGGGCGATCCGATTCCGGTCGAATATCTGCTGCACGCGCTGTGGACCGCGATGCCTGAGGATGCCGTGCTGGTCGAGGAAGCCCCCTCGCACCGCCCGGCGATGCAGAAATTCATGCCGATGCGCGGCCAGGACAGTTTCTACACCATGGCGAGCGGCGGGCTCGGCTACAGCCTCCCCGCCGCGGCCGGCATGGCGCTCGGCCGTCCCGGCGTCAGGACCGTCTGCCTGATCGGCGACGGCTCGGCGATGTATTCGATCCAGGCGCTTTGGACGGCGGCGCAACGAAAACTGCCGCTGACGGTGGTGGTGATCAACAATGCAGGCTACGGCGCGATGCGCTCATTCAGCCAAGTGATGCAGGTGCGCAATGTGCCCGGCCTCGACCTGCCCGGCATCGATTTTGTGAAGCTCGCCGAAGGCATGGGGTGCGACGCCGTGCGGGTGGCAAAAGCATCGGAACTGGCGCCGGCGCTGAAGCGCGGGTTTGCGCATCAAGGCGCCAGCCTGATCGAGGTGATGGTGGACTCCGCGGTGCCGCTGCTCTACGCGCAGAAGAGCTGA
- a CDS encoding thiamine pyrophosphate-binding protein, with protein MDDVAVRDDVKAGQDWPFQIYTTLKASGVSQISYVPDAGHSELIKLSHGDSAIQTTVLTTEEEGVALSAGAWLGGDRAVLLMQSSGVGNCVNMFSLAASCRLPFLTLVTMRGEWAEFNPWQIPMGKATPQALEIMGVTVLRLDRPEDAEEVISAAASLAFESDQQVAVLISQRMLGRKKWTETL; from the coding sequence ATGGACGATGTTGCTGTCAGGGATGATGTCAAGGCAGGTCAGGACTGGCCGTTCCAGATCTACACAACGCTGAAGGCGTCTGGCGTATCGCAGATTTCCTATGTCCCCGATGCCGGCCACTCGGAGCTGATCAAGCTCTCGCACGGCGATAGCGCCATCCAGACGACAGTCCTGACAACGGAGGAGGAAGGGGTCGCGCTGAGCGCAGGCGCCTGGCTCGGCGGGGACCGCGCGGTGCTCCTGATGCAATCGAGCGGTGTCGGCAATTGCGTGAACATGTTCTCGCTCGCAGCGAGCTGCCGCCTTCCGTTCCTCACGCTTGTGACGATGCGCGGCGAATGGGCGGAATTCAACCCGTGGCAAATCCCGATGGGAAAAGCGACGCCGCAAGCCCTGGAAATCATGGGCGTGACCGTACTCAGGCTCGACCGGCCCGAAGATGCGGAAGAGGTTATTTCAGCAGCCGCTTCGCTGGCGTTCGAAAGCGACCAGCAAGTCGCGGTCCTCATTTCGCAGCGTATGCTCGGCCGCAAGAAATGGACGGAGACACTGTGA